In Thermoflexus sp., a single genomic region encodes these proteins:
- a CDS encoding dihydroorotate dehydrogenase-like protein, producing the protein MVDLSTRYLGMHLKNPLIASSSPLTEDLDTLRRLEEAGIAAVVLPSLFEEQIARESEMLDDGLSYGEESFAEALRYFPDLQDYHMGPQGYLEHIRRAKAALSIPIIASLNGVTTGGWIRYARLMEEAGVDALELNLYYLPTSPEETGQTVEENYLQLVRDVVASVRIPVALKLSPYFSSLPYMAKRFEEAGAAALVLFNRFYQPDIDLETLEVVPNLVLSTSHELRERLRWVAILYPQVRLDLAITGGVHTAEDVLKAMMVGAKAVTMASALLRHGPKYVQQLLEDIRRWMEEHEYVSIAQMQGSMSRQRVANPAAYERANYMRVLSSFAWRHRQKFHRP; encoded by the coding sequence ATGGTTGATCTCTCCACCCGCTATCTGGGCATGCACCTGAAGAACCCCCTCATCGCCTCTTCCTCGCCTCTGACCGAGGATCTCGACACGCTCCGCCGGCTGGAGGAGGCCGGGATCGCCGCTGTGGTGCTGCCCTCGCTCTTTGAGGAGCAGATCGCCCGGGAGAGCGAGATGCTGGATGATGGGCTCTCCTACGGCGAGGAGAGTTTCGCCGAGGCCCTGCGCTATTTCCCGGACCTGCAGGATTACCATATGGGGCCCCAGGGCTATCTGGAGCACATCCGTCGGGCGAAGGCAGCCCTCTCCATCCCGATCATCGCCAGCCTCAACGGCGTCACCACCGGGGGATGGATCCGATACGCCCGTCTGATGGAGGAAGCAGGGGTAGACGCCCTGGAGCTTAACCTCTATTACCTGCCCACTTCCCCGGAGGAAACCGGCCAGACTGTAGAGGAAAACTACCTCCAGCTGGTGCGGGATGTGGTCGCCTCGGTGCGCATCCCGGTGGCCTTAAAGCTGAGCCCCTATTTCAGCTCCCTGCCCTACATGGCGAAACGGTTCGAAGAGGCCGGGGCGGCAGCGCTGGTGCTGTTCAACCGGTTCTATCAGCCGGATATCGACCTGGAGACACTGGAAGTGGTCCCCAACCTGGTGCTCAGCACCTCCCATGAGCTCCGCGAGCGCCTGCGCTGGGTGGCCATCCTGTATCCTCAGGTGCGACTGGACCTGGCGATCACCGGCGGCGTCCACACGGCCGAGGATGTGCTGAAGGCGATGATGGTGGGGGCGAAAGCGGTGACCATGGCCTCCGCCCTGCTGCGTCACGGCCCCAAGTATGTGCAGCAGCTCCTGGAGGATATCCGCCGCTGGATGGAAGAACACGAGTATGTTTCGATCGCGCAGATGCAGGGGAGCATGAGTCGCCAGCGGGTCGCGAATCCCGCCGCTTACGAGCGGGCGAATTATATGCGGGTGCTCAGCTCCTTTGCGTGGCGCCACCGGCAGAAGTTTCATCGGCCATAA
- a CDS encoding phospholipase D-like domain-containing protein — protein MTASRPRRTRKAALPVPWGTLPLTGLIGLAVLALLVLAVIYRLGRPGVSPSPSPPVGSGSWYEVFFTTPRFPDAPEFHRGGVVDSLIAAIEGARQTLDVAVYDIDLMPVADALLRARDRGVRVRVVTETDNAGTKAIARLRAGGIPVVTDERNGYMHNKFMVIDGERVWTGSMNFTDNDAYQNNNNAALLRSPELARNYAVKFAAMFERRAFGPARSSGDTVPRLTIQGIPVENYFAPEDPTVEAIRAALRNARERIVFMAFSFTHPRIGDVLLERAQAGVEIHGVMERSGAEAPVSQFNRLRRAGIDVLKDGNPYTMHHKVFVIDRRVVIFGSYNFSRNAAEDNDENFLIVADPAMAARFEEEFARVYEQALNPPRVGWPTVEWAFAFR, from the coding sequence ATGACTGCCTCCCGCCCGCGACGGACACGAAAAGCTGCGTTGCCCGTACCCTGGGGAACGCTCCCCCTCACCGGGCTGATCGGCCTGGCCGTCCTGGCGCTGCTCGTGCTGGCTGTCATTTATCGTCTGGGCCGACCGGGCGTTTCCCCTTCCCCTTCTCCCCCGGTGGGGTCGGGAAGCTGGTATGAAGTGTTCTTCACCACCCCGCGCTTCCCGGATGCTCCGGAGTTCCACCGGGGAGGGGTGGTCGATTCGCTGATCGCGGCCATTGAGGGCGCGCGCCAAACCCTGGATGTGGCGGTTTACGACATCGATCTGATGCCGGTGGCGGATGCGCTGTTGCGGGCCCGTGATCGTGGGGTTCGGGTTCGGGTGGTCACCGAAACCGACAACGCGGGCACAAAAGCCATCGCCCGCCTGCGGGCGGGGGGCATCCCGGTGGTCACCGACGAGCGGAACGGCTATATGCACAACAAGTTCATGGTCATCGACGGCGAGCGGGTGTGGACGGGCTCGATGAACTTCACCGACAACGATGCCTATCAGAACAACAACAATGCGGCGCTTCTCCGATCGCCGGAGCTGGCCCGCAACTACGCCGTCAAGTTCGCGGCCATGTTCGAGCGCCGGGCCTTCGGTCCGGCCCGCTCCTCCGGGGACACGGTTCCTCGATTGACCATCCAGGGGATCCCGGTGGAAAATTACTTCGCGCCGGAGGATCCAACTGTGGAAGCCATCCGGGCGGCGCTCCGCAACGCCCGGGAGCGGATTGTGTTTATGGCCTTCTCCTTCACCCATCCCCGCATCGGCGATGTGCTGCTGGAGCGAGCGCAGGCGGGGGTGGAAATCCACGGCGTGATGGAACGCAGCGGCGCGGAGGCGCCAGTCAGCCAGTTCAACCGTCTGCGGCGGGCGGGGATCGACGTGCTGAAAGACGGCAACCCTTATACCATGCACCACAAGGTCTTTGTCATCGATCGGCGGGTGGTGATCTTCGGATCGTATAATTTTTCCCGCAACGCGGCGGAGGATAATGATGAGAATTTCCTGATCGTGGCGGATCCGGCGATGGCGGCGCGCTTTGAGGAAGAGTTCGCACGGGTTTATGAGCAGGCGCTGAACCCACCCCGTGTGGGATGGCCGACGGTGGAATGGGCTTTCGCGTTTCGGTAA
- the nifJ gene encoding pyruvate:ferredoxin (flavodoxin) oxidoreductase, translating to MARPMVTVDGNEAVANVAYQLSEVIAIYPITPSSPMGELADEWAAKGRPNLWGTVPKVIEMQSEGGAAGAIHGAIQTGALATTFTASQGLLLMIPNMYKIAGELTPLVIHVAARTIATHALSIFGDHSDVMAARQTGFAILASGSVQEAQDLALIAHAATLESRVPFLHFFDGFRTSHEINKIELLTPEDLRAMIDEEWIYAHRARALSPDHPFIRGTAHNPDTYFQAREAVNPYYRACPTIVQNAMDRLARLVGRHYHLFDYVGDPEAERVIVLMGSGAEVAHETVEYLNARGERVGIIKVRLYRPFSVEHFIQAMPPTAKAIAVLDRTKEPGSAGEPLYLDVVAAVAEAMASGMAPFRQMPRIIGGRYGLSSKEFTPAMVKAVFDELAKERPKNHFTVGICDDVTHTSLEFDPSFSTEDPETVRAVFYGLGADGTVSANKNSIKIIGDETDYYAQGYFVYDSKKSGSVTVSHLRFGPRPIRSAYLIRRANFVACHQFGFLERMDVLQVAEPGAIFLLNSPYGPEEVWDHLPRSVQQAIIEKNLRFYVVDAYRIAREHGLGPRINTILQTCFFALTRILPLEQAVAKIKEAIVKTYGKRGEAIVEKNFAAVDAALQHLHEVKVPGRVTSSFDRRPPVPPEAPEFVQRVTARLIAGEGDLLPVSAFPPDGTWPSGTSKWEKRNIAQEIPVWEPDLCIQCGKCVMVCPHSVIRAKVYDPALLADAPPTFKHAPARWREFKDMAYTIQVSPEDCTGCALCVEVCPAKDKSDVSRKAINMRPQAPRREAERRNWEFFLQLPEVDRLRVNISQVKDVQLLEPLFEFSGACAGCGETPYLSLLTRLFGDRLVIANATGCSSIYGGNLPTTPWTYNREGRGPAWSNSLFEDNAEFGLGMRLSLDKQREYAQELLKRLSAQIGEALVEELLNADQSTEEGIRAQRERVGWLKARLRQLPDSPEVRDLLAVADALVRKSVWIIGGDGWAYDIGYGGLDHVLASGYDVNILVLDTEVYSNTGGQMSKATPRGAVAKFAAGGKRGPKKDLALMAMSYGNVYVARVAMGANDTHTLKAFLEADSYEGPSLIIAYSHCIAHGYDLRYGMEQQKRAVLSGYWPLIRYDPRRLREGLNPLQIDSKPPSLPLSQYMYNETRFTMLLHSRPEIAEELLEEAEADIRFRWRIYEALAQMQLDGHNGGGPSPR from the coding sequence ATGGCTCGCCCGATGGTCACGGTGGACGGAAACGAGGCCGTGGCAAACGTGGCCTATCAGCTCAGCGAGGTCATTGCGATCTATCCCATCACCCCCTCATCCCCCATGGGGGAACTGGCGGATGAATGGGCCGCGAAAGGACGTCCCAACCTGTGGGGGACAGTGCCGAAGGTGATCGAGATGCAGAGCGAGGGCGGGGCCGCCGGGGCCATTCACGGCGCGATCCAGACTGGCGCCCTGGCCACCACCTTCACGGCCTCCCAGGGCCTGCTCCTGATGATCCCCAATATGTATAAGATCGCCGGGGAGCTGACCCCCCTGGTGATCCACGTGGCCGCCCGCACCATCGCCACCCATGCGCTCTCCATCTTCGGCGATCACAGCGACGTGATGGCCGCCCGCCAGACCGGCTTCGCTATCCTGGCCTCCGGCTCCGTCCAGGAGGCCCAGGATCTGGCGCTGATCGCCCACGCAGCGACTCTGGAGTCGCGCGTCCCTTTCCTGCACTTCTTCGACGGCTTCCGCACCTCCCATGAGATCAACAAGATCGAGCTGCTCACCCCGGAGGATCTGCGGGCGATGATCGATGAGGAATGGATCTATGCCCATCGGGCCCGCGCGCTCTCCCCGGATCATCCCTTTATCCGGGGCACGGCGCACAATCCCGACACGTATTTCCAGGCCCGGGAAGCCGTCAACCCTTACTACCGGGCCTGCCCCACCATCGTCCAGAACGCGATGGATCGCCTCGCCCGTCTGGTCGGGCGCCATTATCATCTCTTCGACTACGTGGGGGATCCCGAGGCCGAGCGGGTGATCGTGCTGATGGGCTCGGGGGCGGAGGTGGCGCATGAGACGGTGGAATATCTCAACGCCCGGGGCGAGCGGGTGGGGATCATCAAAGTGCGCCTCTACCGGCCCTTCTCGGTCGAGCACTTCATCCAGGCCATGCCGCCCACGGCGAAGGCCATCGCCGTGCTGGATCGGACGAAGGAGCCGGGCAGCGCCGGGGAGCCCCTCTACCTGGACGTGGTGGCCGCGGTGGCGGAGGCCATGGCCTCGGGGATGGCGCCGTTCCGCCAGATGCCACGGATCATCGGTGGGCGATACGGGCTTTCCTCCAAGGAGTTCACCCCCGCCATGGTCAAGGCCGTCTTCGACGAGCTGGCGAAGGAGCGTCCGAAGAACCACTTCACGGTGGGGATCTGCGACGATGTAACCCACACGAGCCTGGAGTTCGACCCCTCCTTCTCCACGGAGGATCCAGAGACCGTGCGGGCGGTCTTCTACGGCCTGGGGGCCGACGGCACGGTGAGCGCCAACAAGAACTCCATCAAGATCATCGGGGACGAGACCGACTATTACGCCCAGGGCTACTTTGTGTATGACTCCAAGAAGTCCGGCTCGGTGACAGTCTCGCACCTCCGCTTCGGCCCGCGGCCTATCCGCTCCGCTTACCTGATCCGCCGCGCCAACTTCGTGGCCTGCCATCAGTTCGGCTTCCTGGAGCGCATGGATGTGCTCCAGGTCGCTGAGCCCGGCGCGATCTTCCTGCTCAACAGTCCCTACGGGCCGGAGGAGGTCTGGGATCACCTCCCCCGCTCGGTCCAGCAGGCGATCATCGAGAAGAATCTCCGCTTCTACGTGGTGGACGCCTACCGGATCGCGCGGGAGCACGGGCTGGGGCCGCGCATCAACACCATCCTGCAGACCTGCTTCTTCGCCCTGACCCGGATCCTGCCCCTGGAGCAGGCGGTGGCGAAGATCAAGGAGGCCATCGTCAAGACCTACGGCAAGCGGGGCGAGGCCATCGTCGAAAAGAACTTCGCCGCGGTGGACGCCGCCCTGCAGCACCTCCATGAGGTGAAGGTCCCCGGTCGGGTGACCAGTTCCTTCGACCGCCGCCCGCCGGTGCCGCCCGAGGCGCCGGAGTTCGTGCAGCGGGTGACCGCCCGCCTGATCGCCGGCGAGGGGGATCTGCTGCCGGTGAGCGCCTTCCCGCCGGACGGCACGTGGCCCAGCGGGACCAGCAAGTGGGAGAAGCGCAACATCGCCCAGGAGATCCCGGTTTGGGAGCCCGATCTGTGCATCCAGTGCGGCAAATGCGTGATGGTCTGCCCCCACTCGGTGATCCGGGCCAAGGTCTACGATCCGGCCCTGCTCGCGGACGCCCCCCCTACCTTCAAGCACGCTCCGGCCCGCTGGCGAGAGTTCAAGGATATGGCCTACACCATCCAGGTGTCCCCGGAGGATTGCACCGGCTGCGCCCTGTGTGTGGAGGTCTGCCCGGCCAAGGACAAGTCGGATGTGAGCCGCAAGGCCATCAACATGCGGCCTCAGGCCCCGCGGCGGGAGGCTGAGCGCCGGAACTGGGAGTTCTTCCTCCAGCTCCCCGAGGTGGATCGGCTGCGGGTCAACATCAGCCAGGTGAAGGATGTGCAGCTGCTGGAGCCCCTGTTCGAGTTCTCAGGCGCCTGCGCCGGTTGCGGGGAGACGCCCTACCTCTCGCTGCTCACCCGTCTGTTCGGCGACCGCCTGGTGATCGCCAATGCCACCGGATGTTCCTCCATCTATGGGGGCAACCTCCCCACCACCCCGTGGACCTACAACCGGGAAGGGCGCGGGCCGGCATGGTCCAACTCCCTGTTTGAGGACAACGCGGAGTTCGGCCTGGGGATGCGTTTGAGCCTAGATAAGCAACGGGAATACGCGCAGGAGCTTCTCAAGCGGCTCAGCGCCCAGATCGGCGAGGCCCTGGTGGAGGAACTGCTGAACGCCGATCAATCCACAGAGGAGGGGATCCGGGCGCAGCGGGAGCGGGTGGGATGGCTGAAAGCCCGCCTGCGGCAACTGCCCGACTCCCCTGAGGTCCGTGATCTGCTCGCCGTGGCGGACGCCCTGGTGCGCAAGAGCGTGTGGATCATCGGAGGCGACGGCTGGGCCTATGATATCGGCTACGGCGGCCTGGACCACGTGCTGGCCTCGGGCTACGACGTGAACATCCTGGTCCTGGACACCGAGGTCTACTCCAACACCGGGGGCCAGATGTCGAAGGCCACCCCGCGGGGGGCGGTGGCCAAGTTCGCTGCGGGCGGCAAGCGCGGCCCCAAGAAGGATCTCGCCCTGATGGCCATGAGCTACGGCAACGTCTACGTGGCCCGTGTGGCGATGGGGGCCAACGACACCCACACCTTGAAGGCCTTCCTGGAGGCCGACTCGTATGAGGGGCCATCCCTGATCATCGCCTACAGCCACTGCATTGCCCATGGCTACGACCTGCGCTACGGCATGGAGCAGCAGAAGCGGGCGGTGCTCTCCGGCTACTGGCCGCTGATCCGCTATGACCCGCGGCGGCTGCGAGAGGGCCTCAATCCGCTCCAGATCGACTCCAAGCCGCCGAGCCTCCCGCTGTCCCAGTATATGTATAACGAGACCCGCTTCACGATGTTGCTCCACAGCCGACCGGAGATCGCCGAGGAGCTGCTGGAGGAGGCAGAAGCTGACATCCGCTTCCGCTGGCGGATCTATGAAGCCCTGGCCCAGATGCAGCTCGATGGACACAACGGGGGCGGTCCTTCCCCCCGGTAG
- a CDS encoding AAC(3) family N-acetyltransferase has product MERTLSPVSSLISFRTLTLALEAVRWNSSGPALILVAPEVERRVRGGLATILGAVQAAMRGNTWITPAFTSRTMVYPRVGPPDNGVVYLAMQAANARATFFQSDLPADPEWGPFPEEVRRLPGARRSEHPVLSFLAVGPQAEAAIAAQSLLDPWGPLRWLHAEDGDVLLVGADHTMNVAIHYVEALAGRKTFVRWALMDRRVVELPGFPGCRRGFGAAAPVLEPATRRVHLGDWAIQGLPLGRMVQLLLDLLRRDPMALLCEDPLCLLCHAVRQHVLYGSRVMREN; this is encoded by the coding sequence ATGGAAAGGACGCTGAGCCCGGTGAGCTCATTGATCAGTTTCCGGACCCTTACCCTGGCCCTGGAGGCGGTGCGCTGGAATTCGAGCGGCCCCGCCCTGATCCTGGTGGCTCCGGAGGTGGAGCGTCGGGTGCGGGGAGGCCTCGCCACCATCCTCGGCGCGGTCCAGGCGGCGATGCGAGGGAACACCTGGATCACCCCTGCCTTCACCTCGCGGACCATGGTTTACCCGCGGGTGGGGCCACCGGATAACGGGGTGGTCTATCTGGCCATGCAGGCGGCCAACGCCCGGGCCACGTTCTTTCAAAGCGATTTGCCGGCGGATCCAGAATGGGGGCCGTTCCCGGAGGAGGTTCGTCGGCTCCCCGGGGCGCGACGCAGCGAGCATCCCGTCCTCTCATTCCTGGCAGTGGGCCCCCAGGCGGAGGCCGCCATCGCCGCGCAATCCCTTCTGGATCCATGGGGGCCCCTTCGCTGGCTGCATGCGGAGGATGGCGATGTGCTCCTGGTGGGGGCGGATCACACCATGAATGTGGCCATCCATTACGTGGAAGCCCTGGCCGGCCGGAAGACCTTCGTCCGCTGGGCGTTGATGGATCGACGGGTAGTGGAATTGCCGGGCTTTCCGGGGTGCCGGCGGGGCTTTGGGGCGGCCGCCCCGGTGCTGGAACCGGCCACCCGTCGGGTCCACCTGGGAGATTGGGCCATCCAGGGATTGCCGCTGGGGCGGATGGTCCAGCTCCTGCTGGATCTCCTGCGTCGGGATCCGATGGCCCTGCTCTGTGAGGACCCCCTTTGCCTGCTCTGTCATGCGGTCCGACAGCATGTGCTGTATGGATCCCGCGTCATGCGGGAAAACTGA
- a CDS encoding RidA family protein has protein sequence MAREVIVAEKAPAAVGPYSQAIRIGNLIFTAGQLGLAPDTRQLAGPDIESQTRQALENLRAILEAAGSCLRHVVKTTVFLVDLAEWPRMNAVYAEFFPEAPPARSAVGVAALPMGARVEIEAVAEVCDCPSPEACGCR, from the coding sequence ATGGCCCGGGAAGTGATTGTGGCGGAGAAAGCCCCCGCGGCGGTTGGCCCCTATTCTCAGGCGATCCGGATCGGGAACCTCATCTTCACCGCGGGGCAATTGGGTCTGGCCCCCGACACCCGCCAGCTGGCCGGGCCGGATATCGAGAGCCAGACCCGACAGGCCCTGGAGAACCTGCGGGCGATCCTGGAGGCGGCGGGATCCTGCCTGCGCCATGTGGTCAAGACGACGGTCTTTCTGGTGGATCTCGCCGAGTGGCCCCGGATGAATGCCGTCTATGCCGAGTTCTTCCCCGAGGCGCCGCCAGCCCGCTCGGCGGTGGGCGTGGCCGCGCTCCCCATGGGCGCCCGGGTGGAGATCGAGGCGGTGGCGGAGGTGTGCGACTGTCCTTCCCCAGAGGCATGCGGATGCCGGTAG
- a CDS encoding CPBP family intramembrane glutamic endopeptidase — MAATRPPRPSSSEELEPAPPWGIGLALTALAYFLMVQFMLGVLVFLIYWALLEPGQPFAAAFQRAAASGRFMGLANGLIYLFILLTITAGLRLWVRGPLGPALRLVPPVRIPLWATPFLALGLGVALDAVTMALGRPVIPETLVPLFRGRDPLGWAAMGFLTVVVGPPTEELLFRGLLYPALAARVGPMFSIYLVSLIFALFHLFTYGGTADQWFWIAQAFLVGLALTGLRARTRSLWPPIVMHMTLNLYATLEAIFLLNFR; from the coding sequence ATGGCTGCGACACGTCCCCCCCGCCCCTCGTCATCGGAAGAACTGGAGCCCGCCCCGCCATGGGGAATCGGCTTGGCCTTGACGGCCCTGGCGTATTTCCTGATGGTCCAGTTCATGCTGGGTGTTCTCGTCTTTCTGATCTACTGGGCGCTGCTGGAGCCCGGTCAGCCCTTTGCCGCCGCGTTCCAGCGGGCAGCCGCCAGCGGGCGCTTCATGGGGCTGGCCAACGGCCTCATTTATCTCTTCATCCTGCTCACGATAACGGCTGGCCTGCGCCTGTGGGTGCGTGGGCCTTTGGGCCCAGCCCTCCGCCTCGTTCCCCCGGTCCGGATCCCCTTGTGGGCGACGCCGTTCCTGGCCCTGGGCCTGGGGGTCGCGCTGGATGCTGTGACCATGGCCCTGGGTCGCCCGGTCATCCCGGAAACCCTGGTTCCCCTATTTCGAGGGCGGGATCCGCTGGGATGGGCCGCGATGGGGTTCCTCACCGTGGTGGTCGGGCCGCCCACCGAGGAGCTGCTCTTCCGGGGCCTGCTGTATCCGGCTCTGGCGGCGCGGGTGGGCCCCATGTTTTCCATTTATCTGGTCTCCTTGATTTTCGCCCTCTTTCATCTCTTCACTTATGGCGGCACGGCAGACCAGTGGTTCTGGATCGCCCAGGCGTTCCTGGTAGGCCTGGCGCTGACCGGCCTGCGGGCTCGCACCCGTTCCCTGTGGCCTCCCATCGTGATGCATATGACGTTGAACCTTTACGCCACCCTCGAAGCGATTTTCCTGCTCAACTTCCGGTGA
- a CDS encoding immune inhibitor A: MRTEVFRWVLLTLVLSGMCGHREMPGRIPSPESPAATPMRRPSPSGDVRAEETLQALQQVDPPVRDLRDLAVRYLGLPTDTPETACRPERDLPIGARRSFLVSNPDTNETFTVTAVLRAKTPHLYLWVEEGRTVDPADLRAAAETFEGKTYPTVRAFFGSEWTPGVDCDPHLFVLHAGRLGSVAGYYASKDEFPRAVRSDSNEAEMFYINLDAVRVRSDFYHGVLAHEFQHMIHWHQDRNEETWLNEGASELAAFLTGFDVGGFETAFLARPDTQLNAWGTQEEGNAEHYGAAFLFLEYFLERFGEEATRRLVAHPENGLAAVDAVLREIGAEEDADTLFLEWVAANFLDHAEPPSGPRYRALRLPEPRLAARVRRLPEEIRDTVFPYAADYIELPAGQSLALAFQGSITLPLIAASPFEGQRFWYAVRGDDSNPRLTRPVDLRGVSRATLRYRIWYDLEKDWDYAYVSVSTDGGRRWTLLQVPSGTSANPNHNNLGWGYTGVSGGGEQPRWITETVDLTPYAGRVIHLRFEVVTDDAVNRPGVALDAIEIPEIGFWDGAEGEAGWEAEGWARVSSRVPVRFALQILRLRKDGEAQVERLPLRADGSGAWLIEAGPDRRVVLAIAALARFTTEPAPYTVRVALPESVGGRH; the protein is encoded by the coding sequence ATGCGAACAGAAGTATTCCGATGGGTTCTTCTCACGCTGGTCCTGAGCGGGATGTGCGGGCACCGGGAGATGCCCGGCAGGATCCCCTCACCCGAGAGCCCGGCCGCCACACCGATGCGGAGGCCGTCCCCTTCTGGGGATGTCCGCGCGGAGGAGACTCTCCAGGCCCTCCAGCAGGTGGATCCTCCGGTGCGGGATCTTCGGGATCTGGCGGTGCGATATCTCGGTCTTCCCACCGATACGCCTGAGACAGCCTGCCGGCCGGAGCGGGATCTTCCTATCGGCGCCCGGCGATCCTTCCTCGTCTCTAACCCGGACACGAACGAAACTTTCACCGTCACCGCCGTCTTGCGGGCGAAAACCCCCCACCTCTACCTCTGGGTGGAGGAAGGGCGGACGGTGGATCCGGCGGACTTGCGGGCGGCGGCCGAAACTTTCGAGGGGAAGACTTACCCCACCGTCCGCGCGTTTTTCGGAAGTGAATGGACGCCCGGGGTGGATTGCGATCCCCATCTCTTTGTCCTCCACGCCGGCAGGCTGGGAAGCGTGGCCGGCTACTACGCCAGCAAGGATGAATTCCCCCGGGCGGTGCGGTCCGATTCCAACGAGGCGGAGATGTTCTACATCAACCTGGATGCCGTGCGCGTCCGGTCCGATTTCTACCATGGGGTGCTGGCCCACGAATTCCAGCACATGATCCACTGGCACCAGGATCGAAATGAGGAGACCTGGCTCAACGAGGGGGCTTCGGAGCTGGCGGCTTTCCTCACCGGCTTCGATGTGGGTGGCTTCGAAACGGCCTTCTTAGCCCGCCCGGACACCCAGCTGAACGCCTGGGGGACGCAGGAGGAGGGGAACGCCGAGCATTACGGCGCTGCTTTTCTCTTCCTCGAATATTTCCTGGAGCGTTTCGGGGAGGAAGCCACCCGGCGCCTGGTGGCCCATCCGGAGAACGGCTTGGCCGCGGTGGACGCCGTGCTGCGGGAGATCGGAGCCGAAGAGGATGCCGATACCCTCTTCCTGGAATGGGTCGCGGCGAACTTCCTGGATCACGCGGAGCCCCCTTCTGGACCGCGCTACCGGGCCTTGCGGCTTCCGGAGCCCCGCCTGGCCGCCCGGGTGCGCCGTCTTCCCGAGGAGATCCGGGACACGGTGTTCCCTTACGCCGCCGATTACATCGAGCTGCCGGCCGGGCAAAGCCTGGCCCTCGCCTTCCAGGGCTCCATCACTCTTCCTTTGATCGCCGCTTCTCCCTTCGAAGGGCAGCGTTTCTGGTACGCGGTGCGGGGAGATGACAGCAATCCCCGGCTGACCCGTCCGGTGGACCTGCGGGGGGTATCCCGGGCCACCCTGCGCTATCGGATCTGGTATGATCTGGAAAAGGATTGGGATTACGCTTACGTCAGCGTCTCCACCGACGGAGGACGCCGCTGGACGCTGCTGCAGGTGCCCTCCGGGACCAGCGCGAACCCGAATCACAACAACCTGGGGTGGGGCTACACGGGCGTGAGCGGCGGCGGGGAACAGCCCCGCTGGATCACCGAGACGGTGGATCTCACGCCCTACGCGGGGCGGGTGATTCACCTGCGCTTTGAGGTGGTCACCGACGACGCCGTCAACCGTCCCGGGGTGGCCCTCGATGCCATCGAGATCCCGGAGATCGGGTTCTGGGATGGAGCCGAAGGGGAGGCCGGGTGGGAGGCCGAGGGGTGGGCCCGGGTGTCCTCCCGGGTGCCGGTTCGCTTCGCCCTCCAGATCCTCCGCCTCCGGAAGGATGGGGAAGCGCAGGTGGAGCGATTGCCCTTGAGGGCGGATGGAAGCGGGGCATGGCTGATCGAAGCCGGGCCCGATCGGCGGGTGGTGCTGGCGATCGCGGCCTTGGCGCGGTTTACCACGGAGCCCGCCCCCTATACGGTGCGGGTGGCGCTCCCGGAGAGCGTAGGAGGGCGGCATTGA
- a CDS encoding enoyl-CoA hydratase, whose amino-acid sequence MAYTSILVEAVENVGLIRLNRPQQLNALNSVLMEELATALEAFDRDDQIRCIVITGNERAFAAGADIKEMAEASAVEMLLRDNISRWDRIQRIRKPIIAAVSGWCLGGGCELAMACDIIIASETAVFGQPEINIGVMPGAGGTQRLTRAIGKSKAMEMILTGRYMNAREAEAAGLVSRVVPVETYLDEAIRLAKEIAARPPIAVRLAKEAVNRAFETSLRDGLEYERRLFYFLFATEDQKEGMRAFIEKRKPEWKGR is encoded by the coding sequence ATGGCATATACCTCAATCCTGGTGGAAGCTGTGGAGAACGTCGGGTTGATCCGCCTGAATCGGCCTCAACAGCTCAACGCCCTCAACAGCGTCCTGATGGAGGAGCTGGCCACCGCCCTGGAGGCTTTCGACCGGGATGACCAGATCCGGTGCATCGTGATCACCGGCAACGAACGGGCCTTCGCAGCCGGCGCAGATATCAAAGAGATGGCGGAGGCCAGCGCAGTGGAGATGTTGCTCCGGGATAACATCTCCCGGTGGGATCGAATCCAGCGGATCCGGAAGCCGATCATCGCCGCGGTGTCCGGCTGGTGTCTGGGCGGAGGATGCGAGCTGGCGATGGCCTGTGACATCATCATCGCTTCCGAGACGGCCGTCTTCGGCCAGCCGGAGATCAATATCGGTGTGATGCCGGGCGCTGGGGGAACCCAGCGCCTGACCCGGGCGATCGGCAAATCGAAGGCGATGGAGATGATCCTCACCGGACGCTACATGAACGCCCGCGAAGCCGAGGCCGCCGGGCTGGTCTCCCGCGTGGTCCCGGTGGAAACCTACCTGGATGAAGCCATCCGCCTGGCGAAGGAGATCGCCGCCCGTCCCCCCATCGCCGTCCGGCTGGCGAAAGAGGCGGTGAACCGAGCCTTCGAGACCAGCCTGCGGGATGGCCTGGAATACGAGCGGCGGTTGTTCTACTTCCTGTTTGCCACAGAAGATCAGAAGGAAGGCATGCGAGCCTTCATCGAGAAGCGAAAGCCGGAATGGAAAGGACGCTGA